In the genome of Peromyscus eremicus chromosome 1, PerEre_H2_v1, whole genome shotgun sequence, the window CAAGTTTTTTTAGTAGCTTTGTCAAGGTCATGTCCAGGACAAACATAGAAATGGGGTGTCCTTTGCAGCCCATTATCAAAAGGATGATCCGGGATTCAGAGTCTCCCCAAGTCAAAGGGCAGGTCGGGGATCCAAGTCTCCAGAGGTGACAAATCTGGACCAGGATGTCCCCAGTGTCAGTGTCAGTGACAAGCCAAGTGAGGTTAGGGGTGGATGGGGATTACAACTCCTCTGTCCAGGCTCTGCCTGCTCTGTTAAAGGGGAGAGTCCCAGCAAGCGGAGGCCGAGGAGAAGAGTGGGAACAACCATTAGTTAACTGGGTTAGTAACCATTTGAATTCTCAGCTTAAGAGGGTCCTGTGGATGAGCAACAGCTCTCCAGAGTCCAGGAATCGCTTCTTCTGGAGTGTAGTCTTCAGGGTGTGTGTGCGTCTACAGGTTTTATGTGAGTGGTGGATGGATCCAGGTGGGGACCCTGTCCACTTTGACAGCTCTTGGAGTGCTCAGAATGATGGTGTGGAGTCCCTTCCAACCAGGCTCTAGAGGCTGGgactcgaacctgggtcctctgtgtagacaagtgttctcaaccactaagccatctctccagccccacgtttTAGCATTTTCAATGTCATCAAGTAATTTAAGGGTccccactttttatttttaaagactttgtgATAGGTGCAATAAAGGAATTTAGCAGAGACTGGCTATGTAGGGTGGCACTGGGCCGTTAGGAATCAAACTCCTGATGCCTGGATCTGCTCATTAAAGTGTGGGATTCTCCGCTGTAGCATCACCACTACTCAAGACAGCTCAGGGCTAGGGATTGTAACATTTTTAGGTTCTGTTTAGATAACAGCCATGATCTGCATCTGTCCCAGAATGGCATCCACAAAACCATTTCTGGTTCCTAGAGCCCTGCAGACcactttttttctgatatttatgGTGTTAATACCTTTTTGTCCATTTTAaccaattttgttaattttaaaatattttttattctgagtATTAATGTTTTGTCTGCACTCGTGAGCTATTTGCACAGGACTGAGCCTGGCAGCATTCCATCGTGGCTAGAGGGGATCAAGGGCCTCCCCCTTAGCTGAGTCTATGGCTGCGGGGGAGGGGGTCCTCGTCAGTGCTGTGACCACTCAGTTGCCTGCATTCCAGTAAATACTGCCACGCCACACTCATTTTGCAAGCAgtcctaattaaactcagtgggtcacacacaGACATGAAGGCAGGAGgggacttgctgggaagagaaggtaATGgggggtgaatatggtcaaacacattacatacatgcatgaaattatcaCTTAAAACACACTTTAGACTCACTATCAATTTGTGCCATCTTGGAATTGGCAggtctctttcttttctaaatgaaACTTACAGTTTCTTAGTCCTTAATAtggtgagatttttttaaatctctgttgTGTTTATGTGTACGTGTTCAAGTGAGCatgcaggtcagaagacagcctacagtgctggggtttttgtttttgttttttttttgagacacacaaacatacacataaacaatcttaaaaaaataaatctggttgctggagagatggctcagtggctgctcttccagaagacctgggttcaattcccatcacccacatggcagttcacaactgtctgtacctccagttccagaggatctgttatcctcacacagacatacatgcaggcaaaacatcactgcccataaaataaatacataaataataaatctggTCAGCATGAATGAATATAGCTTTATTATAGTAAAGATATGACAAAATTATCCCAAGTTGTAAAGTTCATAAATGACAATCATTTCAGAAAAACATGCACATGAAATGCACTTCAATGTCCTAAATATGTGTATTTACTCACCATTGCTTAACATGTAATATTAAATGGTACCAAGAACTGCACTTGACGATACTCAGTACTGAACTAAACATACATTTGCATCATTCAGAACTGTAATCCACCCACAAAAAATGCCTAAAAGGGAGCCAGCATCACCTTTCCCTTTAAATGTCAGGGCCGCCTCTTCTGTAATTTTCATTTACCTTTACAACTGAAACTTTTCAAATGTAAGAATTATGCTAAATAAGCCTACAGATTTTCCACGGTATTCACTTTTCTTCcacagtatatatacatatatattatatatataaaatatattatatctCCTGTAACTTTAGTCacacatgattttctttttcctttgagacacagtctcatgaattcctggctggctttgaattcactacACACTCCAAGCATGACCCTAAACTTCTgaccctcttgtctctacctctgaGTATCACAATCTCAGGCATATGGCATGGTGCTTGGTTGTGCAGTGCTGGAGAACagatccagggcttcatgcatgctaggcaaacactaccaactgagctacatctccaggccCTCATAGAACTTTTTAAATgcaattctgatttttaaaaaaatttttggaCTTGAtatgttgtatttaaaaaaacaaaacaaaacaagcacttCTAAGTTTTCCTAGAAAATAAATGATCCACATATAAAAATcatgtctcaaatattttacacatTTACATTTCACTGCAAATACTCTAAAATAGAGCTATATGCCACTTCTCTTGTAAGGCATCATCACAGTACATAAATAGCCCACCAGTAAAGTCTTTCCTAAATTAACATAGATTATATCATGACTTTGGATGACAGACATATTACTTTGCCAAAAGGTCTACTAGTATTACGTTTAAGGGGTTTTTGAAAAGGAATTATCTTAATGAGTTAGAAATAAATTAGCCTTTCTTGGTTTTGTGTCACATGATATCATAGTAGTGAAAAAAGTAGGCTCTTGGAAAAATGTTGTCTTAGTAAGTTTCCTCACAagtgagggctggggatgcagctgagAAACAAGAGCACCTGTGTAGCATGCACAAGCTCTGGGTTTCACACCACACAAAAAAGTATAAATGTCCAGTTGCTGACCCAACTTTATATAATGACTAAATCACTTTTCTTAACATTTATGGGCTCTGCATCAGTATGAATTTCCTATCATATGAGAGATGAGTCCAAAATAAAAGATTTTCCACATTCCTTGGATATCTGAGGTTCCTTGCCTGTACACACTCCTAAAGTTATGAATCTGAAAGGCATTTCCACATTCTTTATGTCTCTTTTGAGTATGTACTTTCTATCAGTTAAATTTGGAATAATAAGTGTTTCCACCATCCTTGAATTCACAGTTTTCTTAGCCAGCAATTTACAGATGTCTATTAAATTCTGAACCATGAAGAAAGGtctttccatgtccttatatccAGTTTCCTCTCATGAATATTCTCACTTTGACCAAGATACAAACCCAGGAAAGTCTTTCCACATTGCTTACACTTGTAGGGTTTTCTACTACCGTGGACTAACATGGATAATGTAGCGAGtcttctgtcccaccagccagctcccaaatcacaacatagagacttattattaattatgaaagctcagctgatagcttaggcttgtctctaactagctcttataacttaaattaacccctatcttttaatctactttctgcctcatggctttattacctcatctccgtAGAGGCCATCCTGCTTGCTTTCCATCTGGCtgaactccacccttcttcttcccagcattctttctacctcgaaaatcctgcctagccattggctgtttagctttttattaaaccaatcacagtgacatatcttcacacaaaTAGTGGCTTGAGTTACAGATGAAGGCTGTCCCAAATCTCAGTCATAGATTTCCTACCAATGTAGACATTCTAATGCTGGGTAAGATTTGAGACACAAAAATAGGCTTTTCCAAGTGTTCTGCCTTAACTTGATTTCTCATCATTATAAATCTTCTGAAACTGATTGAGCTGAGCCATGAGTAGAATCTTTCCAACACTCCTTAAGTTTATAAGATTGTTTATCAGTGTGAATTCTCTCATATTTAATAACATCTGACTGCCGGCCGAAGGCTTTTCTACATTCATTACATCCTTGGACTGTTCGACACTGTGAATTCTCTGATGTTTAATGAGGTGTGACTGCTGaataaaggctttcccacactcattacattcatagggcctCTCACCAGTGTGAATCCTCTGATGCCGAGCAAGGTCTGAGGCAGAAGCAAATGCTTTCCAGCATTCCTGACATTTATAGGGCTTCTCACCGGTATGTAGTCTCTGATGCCGAGTAAGTTCTGAACTGTATCTAAAGGCCTTTGGGCATTCCTTACACTGAAAACGTTTCTCCCTAATATGAACTGTCTTAAGATCTGTGTCACTTGAATGCCAACTGAAGTCCTTGTCATTCTCTTTATATTCATTGGTTGTCTCGCCAGGTTGAAACTGAGTAAGTTCTGAACCACAAACAATGGTCTCTGCATATTCCTTATCTTGCCAGAATTTCTCACCAGTATGAATTAAAGGATGCTGAGGATGTTCTAAACCAGAACTAAAGTCCTTGTCACCTCCATTGAATTCATGTGATTTCTTACTATGACTTTTCTGATGTTGAGTTAGGTGTGCACCACGAGTGAAAGCTTTTCCACACTCCTTACATACATAAGGCTTTACACCGGTGTGAACTCTCTGATGCCGGCCAAGGTCTGATCTGCAAATAAATCCCTTCCCGCATTCCTTACACTTATAGGGCTTTTCACCAGTGTGAATCTTCTGATGGCGAGCAAGATCTGAGGGACAACGAAAGGCCTTCTCACAGTCCTTGCATTTAAAAAGTTTCTCCCTGTTATGAATTTTCTTAAGACTGCTGACAATGGAGCGCAGACTAAAAGCCTTGCCACACTCTTTACATTCGTATAGTTTCTTACCAGTGTGGACTGTCTGGTACTGAGTAAGTTCTGAATCTGGAAAAAACGTCTTCCCATTTTCCTTATCTTCAAAGAACTTCTCACCAATGTAAATTAACTGTCGTTGAGTATGATCTAAGGCAAAACTAAAAGAGTTTTTACATTCTTTACATTTATGCAACTTATCACCAGTGTGAATTTTCCTATGTTGACTTAATTGTGACCCACATGTGAAAGCTTTCCCACACTCCTTGCATACGTAAGGTTTTTCACCAGTGTGGATTCTCTGATGTTTAATGAGGTGTGACTGCTGAATAAAAGCCTTTCCacactcattacattcatagggtttttcacCAGTGTGAATTCTCTCATGGCGAGTGAGGTCTGAGCCGCAACTGAAACCTTTTCCACATTCCCTACACTGATAGGGCTTCTCACCAGTATGAATCCTGTGATGTCGAGTAAGGTCTGAGCTGTAATTAAAGTACtttccacattccttacattcgtAAGATTTCTCACCAGTATGAATCCGAACGTGGACACTGAGTAGTGAATGAAAtctaaaggctttcccacattccttacatttaaAAGGCTTTTCCCCAGTGTGAATTCTCTTGTGACCAGTAAGACTAGACCGAAAACTAAAAGCcttgccacattcttcacactgaaatgttttctttccgGCGTGAACTACACGATCCCGAGTAAGTTTAGAACCAGGAGGAAAGGTTTTCCCACATTTTTCTTCCTCAAGTTTCTCACCCATGTGAATTAACTGAAGTTGAGTGGGGTCTGAGGCAAAACTAAAGGATTTTTcagatttaaatttatttgttttctcgTCTATATTCAGTCTTGGACACTGATTAAAAGCTGTGAGCTGATTGAAAAAGGGCAATTTTTCGTAGGTAAGTGTCATTTGCTTAAAGCATTCCTCTTGATTCTCCTTTTGTGTTGGAAGCTGACCTTTGCCTTCCCAATCAGCTCTAGGACACGAACCTCCAAGGCTGTGGTTTGGATCAGTGTCCATTACTTCCCACTGGGATAACTGTCTTGCACAGGCGCTAGTTTTTGGTAGGACCTTCATCTGCCACACAGAATCTATATCTGAAagacaataatataaatatatactgttTTACtatccataaagaaaaaaaatgtcctcaaAAGCAAATGTTAAAGTAAATCACACAAGAAGtgaatggcttaaaaaaaaaaatctggacaatattaaaaagacaaaaaataaacagaaatttcaGAGAGCTAAttttaaaggggggggggtgcCTAGACAGGACTAAGATTTTATGAAAACCAGGGGCCAAGAGGCACAAGCGGGAT includes:
- the LOC131920749 gene encoding zinc finger protein 790-like, giving the protein MAHVMTFSDVAVDFSPEEWECLNLEQRHLYRDVMLENYNHLVSVGLCIYQPHVLPVLEKEQDAYVDLGSETRGFCPDIDSVWQMKVLPKTSACARQLSQWEVMDTDPNHSLGGSCPRADWEGKGQLPTQKENQEECFKQMTLTYEKLPFFNQLTAFNQCPRLNIDEKTNKFKSEKSFSFASDPTQLQLIHMGEKLEEEKCGKTFPPGSKLTRDRVVHAGKKTFQCEECGKAFSFRSSLTGHKRIHTGEKPFKCKECGKAFRFHSLLSVHVRIHTGEKSYECKECGKYFNYSSDLTRHHRIHTGEKPYQCRECGKGFSCGSDLTRHERIHTGEKPYECNECGKAFIQQSHLIKHQRIHTGEKPYVCKECGKAFTCGSQLSQHRKIHTGDKLHKCKECKNSFSFALDHTQRQLIYIGEKFFEDKENGKTFFPDSELTQYQTVHTGKKLYECKECGKAFSLRSIVSSLKKIHNREKLFKCKDCEKAFRCPSDLARHQKIHTGEKPYKCKECGKGFICRSDLGRHQRVHTGVKPYVCKECGKAFTRGAHLTQHQKSHSKKSHEFNGGDKDFSSGLEHPQHPLIHTGEKFWQDKEYAETIVCGSELTQFQPGETTNEYKENDKDFSWHSSDTDLKTVHIREKRFQCKECPKAFRYSSELTRHQRLHTGEKPYKCQECWKAFASASDLARHQRIHTGERPYECNECGKAFIQQSHLIKHQRIHSVEQSKDVMNVEKPSAGSQMLLNMREFTLINNLINLRSVGKILLMAQLNQFQKIYNDEKSS